Genomic DNA from Deltaproteobacteria bacterium:
CAAGGACTTCAAGCAGAAACTGGTAGACACTCACGGCGCACGATGCGGAATTTGTTGTACTGCCTACGCAGCTCGCTATCTTCAGATCGACCATCGGGTTCCTTTTGAAGTTGCCGGTGATAAAGATGAGGCAATGGATGTTGCCGACTACATGCTGGTCTGTGGTTCCTGCAACCGGGCTAAATCGTGGTCTTGTGAGCACTGCAAGAACTGGACAGAGGATCGTATCGTATCCGTCTGTCAGACATGCTATTGGGCGAACCCTATCGACTATGCGCATGTTGCGCTGCGGCTGATTCGCCGTCTCGATGTGACATGGAGCGATAGCGAAGTGCCTGAGTACGATCAACTGCTAAGGCTCTCGAAGCACGCGAGAAAGAGACTCCCTGACTTCGTAAAAGAAGTTCTCCGAGATGCCCTGGGCGAAGGAATGGAACCGAAGTAACGATGATGCAATCTAACCAGTGCCTTGCACCGTATTGCTGCCTGCGTGCGGTTCCTGCCCACCCGAAAGGGTACGTTCTGGCGGCAAACGGTGAAGGCGGGCGATAGCGAGTACGCGCTCATGGGGATACTCAATCCGTCAGCTCTGCCGTTTCTTGCCGTTCTCGGCGTGCTCGTCCTGATTTACCTGCGCGAGCGCCTACGCACGCGCATCGAAGTGCCGGCGTTGCTCTTCTGGATGGAGGTGAAGGAAGATCGCCTGCGCATTCGGCGTTTCCTGCCCAGCCTGCTGTTTTTCCTGCAAGCGCTGCTGCTCCTCCTCCTCGTCGGCGGCTTGCTGCATCCTTTCCGTCCGACCACCGTGACCGAGACGCGCGGGCATCGCTGGATCTTCGTGTTCGATGTCTCGGCCAGTATGCAGGCGCGCGAAGGCCGCGCTCAGCGCTTCGAACTCGCACTCGATCAAGCCAAGCAGGTGGTGAAAACCCTCGGTACGTTGGACGAGGTGATGCTCATCAGTGTGGCGACACGTCCGAAGCTGGTCAGCGGTTTTACGACTGACCACCGTGTCGTTTTGCATCTGCTCGAAACCTTGCATCCTCTCGATGCCGGTGCCAATCTCACCTTGGGCGTGGAGCTAGCGCTGGCGCAACGCGACCGGGAAGGGCGACAAGCCAAGGTCCATGTGTTTACCGACTTGCCGAAGAACGCCCTTGCCCTTCCAGAGGAGCAGGTGCAGGACATTGTCTACCATCGGATTGGGAAAAACGACGATAACGTGGCCATCGCTGCGCTCCAACTGTACCAGAACCCGTTCCAAAACTACTCGCAGGCGCAGGCGTACGTGTTAGTGCGCAACTACGCCTCTCGGGTGCGCAGCGGAACGTTGACCGTGTTGTTGAACGACAAGTCGATTTTCCGCCGCGATTTCACTTTGCCGTCGCGCGAGGTCATGTCGTTTTCCGTGAAGGGCTTCGACGAGCCTGGGCAACTGGTGGCGCGGATCGAGCCAAGTGACGCTTTAGCCGTGGATAATCAAGCCTTGACCTGGCTGGCGGAACGCGGACGACGGCGCTTAGTCGTGGTGTCGGCGGCCAAGGGACTTCAGGAAGAGCTGGAGCGCGTGAGCCGTTCCATTCCCGGTCTGGAAGTATCGTCGGTCGCTCCCAGCGCTTTTGCCCAAGCGAAACTCGACCCGCAAGACGTGGTGCTGTTCCACCAGTTCGTCCCGGCCGCGACGGTAGCGGCCAACAGCCTCTATATTTTTCCTCCGTCCGAGAACCCGCTGTTTCCGGTGGTCAGCGAAGCGGCGGACCTCAACATTCTCGATTGGCGACAAGAACATGAGATCCTCCAGAATCTGCGTTATGTGGAAGCCTTGCCGTTGAAGAAGGCCCGGGTGTTGGCGCTGCCCTCCTGGGCACAGGTGTTGATCTCGTCTCGGACGCGCACCGGCGAGGTGCCGCTCGCCTTCAGCGGCGAGAAAGATGGGCACAGAGTGGTGTGTTTGGCCTTCGATCTGAATAAAGGGAATTTGACCAACTCCGATAATTTGACTTTGCTCCTGCTCTTTCTCAATACGATTCGTTGGCTGTTACCGCACGATCCCAGCACGCCGATGCCGATCGCTGCCGGCGAAACCTTCTTTTTGCCGGCGGATGCCGCCCACGATTCGCCCCGGGTGCGAGCGCCAAACAAGCAAGAAACTTTGATCGATGGTGGCGTGGTCGAAGTGGAACAGGTCGGGGAGTATCGGGTGACGGGTAGTCGTTATCAGGCGACGCTCTACGCCAATCTGTTCGATGACGAAGAGTCCGACATCGGACGAGGGGACGAAGACCAAGCCGTGAGCGCGCCGGCGAAGACCGAGACGTTCGCGCCGCAAGAACTCGTGCGCACCGTGCCGGAAGAATTTGGCCGCTCTTTGTACTACGGTGCCGCGCTCGTCTTGCTGCTCGAATGGTTGTATGCGCTGTGGCGTTACCGGCGCATGAGGGTGTCATGATCTACGATATTGCCGGTGTGACTTATACCTTGACCGCACCCGAATGGATGTGGTTGCTGATGCTGACGCCTTTGCTGTGGCTCCCGCTCTTCTGGCAGCCTCGGCGCGCGGTGATGAGCATAGCGGCGGTATTCCGCTCCTTGGCTGCGGCGTTACTGGTAGCGGCGCTTGCCGGTCTCAGCACCCAGACCATTCTCTCCGAACATAAACTGGCTTTGGTCGCGGCGGTGGATACGTCAGACAGCATCTCCGACGATGGCAAGGCGTGGACGCAAGAATATCTGACGCGGCTGACCAAAGTCTTAGAATCCTCGGACGAGTTCTCCATCGTCGCGTTTGCCGAGAATGCCGCGTTGCTGACGCCTCCCGGCCCGCCGACCAACGTTTCTGTTACGACTGAAGACTTGCAGGAATCCGTCTCCGGAGAGACCGGAGGAACCGACATCGCCCGCGCTTTGGAGCGGTCGTTGGCGCTCTACCCAGAAGAAGCGGAGAAACGTCTGGTCCTCGTTACCGATGGGAACGAAACCGACGGTGCGGCGAGACAACACATCGCGCTCGCGCGCCGCATGGGCGTCAAAATCTTCCCCGTCATTCCCCCATCGGGTCGGCATCCGGAAGTGTCTCTGGAAAAATTCATGGTCCCGCCGCTTACGCGAGAAGGAAGTGCGTTCAGCATGCGTTTGATTGTCCGCAACGGCAACGACAAACCCGTGCGCGGCAGTGCGACCGTATTAGCGAACGATCAAGCCCTCACCCGCCAAGAGGTGAACTTGGAGCCTGGGCTTTCGGTGCTCGAAGTGCCGGCGCAGATTCTGCAACGCGGGAATTATCTCCTGCGCGCCGAAATCAAAGCCGCGCCCGACACCATTGCCGGCAACAATAAACAAATCGCCAACCTGGCTGTGACCGGCAAGATTCGCGCGCTCGTCATTACCGATAATCCCAAAACTCATCTCGTGCGCGCATTGCAGCTCAAGGACGTGGAAACCGAGTTCCGCCGTCCGGAAGGGAGTCCCACCCGGATCGCCGAGCTGCTCGATTATAACTGCCTAGTGTTCGACGACATTGGACGGAGCGGCATTTCCACGCAGCAGATGAACGTGATCGAGAGTTATGTCCGCGACTTTGGCGGTGGGTTTCTCATGGCCGGTGGCCTCCGCACCTTCGGCGACCTGGGGTATCGCGGGACGACGGTCGAGCGCGTGCTCCCGGTGACGTTTCAAGAACAACGTCCGAAGAAAAAAAGACGCACGCCCATCGCGCTGTTTATCGTCGTCGATCGCTCCAACAGCATGGGCTACAACAGCAAGGTCCGTGGCTTGCACGACGGTCAGAAAATGAAGTACGCGCAGAAGGCGGCTTTGGAGCTGTTAAGTCAGTTGCAAGATACGGATTATGCCGGTGCCATCGCCTTCGACTCCGAGCCCTACATGCTCACTCCCCTTGGCGCGCTGGCCACGAATCGCGCCGACCTCATCGACAAAATCACCCGGCTCCAATATGGCGGTGGGACGGATTTTTACAGTGCACTGGAGACAGCGGCCGATCAGTTGGCGCGCAGCCGCGGTTCGATCCGGCATATCATCCTCCTCACGGATGGCGACTCGAACCGCAGCCCGACCGATCATTACCCGCTCGTGGCTTCCGTCGCTCAACGGCAGATCAGCATCACAACGATCCGCATTGGCGACGACTCCGTCAATCTGCAACTCCTGTCGTATATGTCCGAGAAGACCGGCGGGCGCTTCTATCACGTGGAGAACGTAGAGATGCTGCCGCAGCTCATGATTAAAGACACCAAGCAGGTGATGCGCGAAAAAGAAGACGACGAGGACAAGGCGAAAGAGATCATTCCTCGCGTGGGCGAACGCGGGCAGATTCTCGGCGGCTTGGACGAGTTCCCGGCCTTGGAAGAATACATGTTGACCAAGCCGAAAGCCGGGGCCGATGTCCAACTGTACACCGACGCGCACAAAGAACACGACCCGCTGCTGGCCACGTGGCAATACGGGCTGGGCAAAGTCGTGGTCGCCACTTTCGACCCGAGCGGCGCCGGGTCGAGCGAATGGATTCGCTGGGAAGGCTACGGCAAGTTTTGGTCCCAGGCCGTGCGCTGGGCGATTCGCGACGAAACCCCGTGGGATTATCGCCTGAGTGCGCGCTATCGCGGCGACCGCACCGTGCTGCGCGCGGAATCGTTCGACAGCGACGAAGACGGAATCCTGCAAGTCCGTGTGCCGCGTGGCGGGCAGACCGATAACGCCACGATGATGCCGGTTGCGCCACGAGTGTACGAGGCGGTGCTCGCCGGGAAACGCCAAGGCGCTTTCCCGGTGACGATTCTGAAACGGAAGGGTGGGCAAATCGTCAACCAAAAAAACGAAGTCGTCATGGTGGGACAATCCCCCGGGGCCGCGCTGGACGAATATCGCCAGCAGCACCCCAATCACGATCTTCTACGCGAACTGGCGGAAGGCACCCAGGGACGCATCGATCCCGACTTGAACGAGCTGGTGTCGCAGAAACGCGAAGGGCAAAAGAAACTCCTTCACCCATTGGAGAATAACTTGATCGTTGCCGCGCTCTTCCTACTCTTGGGCGATATCGCGCTACGGGTGTTCTTTGGACCGCCGGCCTGAGAAAGCGCGAAAAAGGGGAAAAGAGAAGAGGGAACGACAATGGAGCCGACGAATTCCCTTGCTCTCAAAGAATGGGCGGTGGTGGTCGAGTCGCTGACGAGCGGAAAACAGATCCTCCTGCTACGCAAAGGCGGCATTCGCGAACGCGGGGGCCAATTGTCCACAGAGCCGACCGAGTTCTTCTTCTTTCCCACCTACGTGCATCAGATGGAGCAAGGCGTTGTGTCCGACGCGGCTCTGGAACTCCAGGCGGCGCTCGCGGCCGAACCGCCGGAAGACCAGCTCTTGATTCCCGCCTATGCCACGGTGACGGAAGTGCAGTGGCTTGACGCGCGCGAGTCCGTGGACGCTTTGACTGGGCTGCATTGCTGGACCTCGGACACGGTCGAGAAACGCTTTGCTTACAAAAAGCCGGGACTCTATCTCTTCGCGTTGCGAGTTTACCGACTGCCCCAACCGTACCGTTTACCGATGTTAAAGCGTTATGCCGGCTGCCGTTCGTGGGTGGAGTTGGGAGCAACCCTGAGCACAGCGGGAGCGACGCCGGTGTTGGACGACGAGGCCTTCACCCAGCAGGTAAGGCGTGTGAAGGAACGGCTCTGCGGCTAGGCAGAGCCACCCTCAGCCGACGATCCGCAGAACGACATAGGGCACCAAGTTGAATAGAATGATGCCTATCTTGAAGATCGCCATCCCGACGTAGTGCAGGGCGTCGAACTGCTCGCGGGACAGATGAAACCATCGGCCATGGAGTCGCTGAATCCAATCGTGCGCAAATGCGAAGAACAGAAACCAAACCAGCAACACTCCGTAGTTGATAACCGTACACCACAGAAGAAAGTTACGTGTCGCTTCAATGCTCATCTTTTCCTCCCTTTGGCGGCTAACGCCGAGGTTGGACCTCACGGCGGGGGTGCACAGCTTTTGCAAACGCGCAAGACTTTGTTTTGATCGCTAGCCCACTTCCGAAGCTCTGCGAGCTTATCCGAACATGCTTTTGGAGTGTCCACTAGCTTCGCTTCAAAAGCACTGAACTGCAAAAGATGAGTGCACTTCGCAATGTGAAGCATCCACTCGTTCACCTTTTCGTTCACTACGAAACTTTGCGGATTTGCGTCGCGCCACGACGCGTAGTCATTTTCAGCGTTCTCTATCGTCCGATCAAAACGTTTCATCTAGTAATCCTGAGGTTCAACCATCGATCAACGCGCCCTTTTGCCCTGATAGTACGATATTAGCCAGGTTTTCAGGCAGTTTCGCCCTGTGCCTATTATTAACGATCTCAAGGCACCGCGACGGAATCCCAATATGCCCGACACGATAAGAAGTCAACAGCTAAAACTCCTCGACGAAGTCCGTCAGGTATCCCATCTTTACCTCTTTTCTCGCACTTGAGTCGGGATTCTGTTGTGCCCCTCCTTGCTCCCCCGGTTTGACGCTGCGTTCCATCTGCGCCAAGATGACACAATTATGGATGCCAAACTGGAAGCCCTACTGAATCAGCTCCTTGAAGCGGAACGCGGCGGTCATGCTTTGCTTGAGACGATGGCGCGGGAGACCGCCGACTCGGAGATCAAAGCTCTCTTCGCCAATTTTACCGACATCGAAATCGGTGATGTCAGCGTGCTGGAAGGACTCATTCGCTTGCACGGTGGCACGCCTTCGACCAAGACGGGCGATTTCGTAGAGAAGGTGCTGCGCTTGCAGAGCCTCCAGGAGCGAATCGATCTGCTCTCGCGCGGGCAAGCCTGGGTGGCTAGAAAAGTCGAGCAAGTGCTGGCGTTGAATCCGCCGCCGGAAGTCGCCGCCTTCCTGAAAGAGATGGCGAACCGCCACCGCCACAACATGGAATGGACGCGCGCCGAAGCCATTAAGACGTTCGACGAGTAGCCAGCCGTCGCGCCTGCGCTTTTCCCTTCTCGCATGTTGCAAATGTTTGCGCTTCTCTTCCTGGCTCTCGCTTCGATCGAGATCTGCGGGCTCGCTTGGCTCGTGCCGCTCGATGCCTCCACTCTGCAATGGATTATCGCGCAGCGGTCCTGCTCGTTGGATTATGGCATGTTCGTTTTGCAGGATCGCGCTTTAAGTGTGCTGATCTTTTTCGGAGGGTCGACCTGCCTTTGGCTCTGTAGCCAACGACGGTGGCGAGAGGCGTGGCGTCTTGTCCTTGTCGTGTTAGTCGGCAGCTTTCTTTGCGAACTGCTGAAGACCGGCATCGAGCGCGTGCGGCCTAGTGCGTTGCCGCCGCGAATGACCGGGAACAGTTTTCCCAGCGGGCATGTGGCGACCGCGTGCCTTGTCGCTGGGGCAGTGGGCTTCGCGGTGTGGCACGAGCGTCGCTCGGTGTTCTTCCGCGCTGCCACCATCGGTCTACTTGGTCTCCTGGTCGGAGCGGTCATCTGGCAACGGCTCTATTTCGGGCATCATTGGCTCACCGACATTGTGGGGAGCGTGCTCCTCTCCGGGGCTTGGCTCTGCTTCGCGTTGCCGCACCCTCGGTTGTTTGTCTTGACTGGCCAGACTTCCTTCATTGCTTCCGGCTTACTCGCCAGTTATGTCGGGTTGTATTACTTCCCTGGCTTCCGTGTCTCGCTCCCTACAGCGATACGGATTGAAGAAGTACCTGTGGTTATGGTGACTTTCGGTCGCCAGAGACAGCAAGAGCTGTTTCATGGTGCGTGGGGAGCTGACGCGCAGGAGGGGGTTGGACCAGTCACCTGGCTCGCGCGAGAGGAGGCAGGTCTTGAAGTTTTCCTGCCGCAAGCAGGAACCTATCGGCTCAACCTGACGGTGCGGCCGCTCCTACCGTCAAAAGCTTTTGCGTGTTTTCCTCTCGAAGTGGCGGTCAACCGGCATCGCCTCGGTTCGTTATTGCTCTATCGCGGCTGGCGCCAGTATACCCTGCCCCTCGATGCCCAGTGGATTCTGCCAGGAAAAAATACGCTCACGTTTCGTGCGGGAGAGGAGTTCCCGGACTCGGCCGCCGATACGCAAACCATCGCTTTTCATCAGCTACGTTTCTTGAGGGACACCCGTTAGCCTCATGGCCCGCTTTCCCAAAGGTGCGAACTGCGCCGCCCTTTTTCCCGGAAAAGAGAAAAGGAGAGAAGAATACCTATGTTTTTGCTTTTCGGTTCGGCGGCACTTTTCCTGCTACTCTTCCTACTTTGGTCCTCCGGTCCTCTAGTCGAACAATAGGAGTAAGGCAACATATGGCGAACCTCGGCACGGTGATGGTCGCGGATGACGAAGCTTTAGCGCGGCACAGTCTGGCGGAAGCTCTCCAAGAAGAAGGCTACCTTGTCTATGAAGCGGCAGATGGGAATGCGGCTGTGCAACTCTTGGAAGAACGGGAGATCGACGTGGTCTTGTCCGACCTTAAAATGCCGGGTCTCGACGGTCTTGCCATTCTCCAAAAGGTGCGCGAGCTGTACCCGCAAACCATGGTCCTCCTCATGACCGCCTACGCTTCCGTAGAAACCGTTATCGACGCGCTGCGGCTGGGTGCGCAAGATTACCTGCTCAAGCCGCTCTTGCTGGATGACGTGATGAATAAAGTGCGCCGCTTATTGGAGCACAAACAGCAAGCCTGGGAAGTGCAACTCCTCCGTCGCGAGCTGGCGCGGCGCTTGAGTCCCGATGGCTTAATCGGGAACAGTCCGGCGATGCAGGGAGTCTTGACGCTGATCTCTAAAGTGGCGCCGACCAACGCCACTGTGCTGATCGCCGGAGAAAGTGGCGTAGGGAAAGAAGTCGTTGCGCGAGCGCTTCATGCCCAAAGCGCTCAGAAGGATCGCGTCTTTCTGCCCATCAACTGTAGCGCTATCCCAGAAACTCTCCTCGAAAGCCAGCTTTTCGGTTATGTGAAGGGAGCATTCACTGGAGCCATGGGAAATCAAGAAGGCTTATTCCAGCGTGCCCGCGGCGGCACCATGTTTCTTGACGAGATCGGAGAACTGCCGCTGACACTCCAGCCGAAGCTGCTGCGGGCGATTGAGGAAAAAGAGGTATTGCCGGTGGGGGCGACGGTACCGGTGAAAACCGACATTCGACTGCTGGCGGCGACCAACCGCGATCTCAAGAGAGAAGTAGAGGAGGGGCGGTTTCGCGAGGACCTGTACTACCGCCTGAATGTGATTCAATTGACGATTCCTCCGCTGCGGGAACGGCGGGAAGATCTCCCGCTCCTCGTCGATTATCTCGTGCATCGCCAGAACCGGGAGCTGAACAAATCGTATAAAGGTGTGGAAAACGCTGCGATGAAGATGGTGTTGGCCCTGCCTTGGAAAGGCAACATCCGGGAATTGGACAATGTCCTCGAACGCGGCATGATTCTCGGCAATGGCGAATGGATCACGCTGGCGGACTTACCGCGCACGGAGGCGCAAGACACGATGGATGTTAGGCTTCTCGGCGACAATCTCAAAGAGGCAGTGCAAGCGTACGAGAAGAACCATGTCGAAACCGTCCTCAAGAAATTCGCTGGCGAGAAAAAGAGTGCGGCGGAAGCGCTCGGCGTGAGCCTCTCGTCGCTCTACCGCAAACTTGAGGAACTCGGCGTCCAGACAGACAAGAAAGGGCACCTATGAAATCGCCTGACAGCGAAGCGAAGACCATCAGTGACTCTCCCACGCAAACGGCCGAGACCAGTGCCGCAGGCGCACCTCCGTGGCGGAGGCTGTTGGTGCCGGTAGACTTCTCCGCGTCTTCCGACGCGGCGTTGCTCTATGCGGTACAGCTTGCGCGGGTGAATGGGGCGACGCTCCACGTCTACCACGCGATCCCGTATCCGCATATGCTGGATGTGTTGTTCGAGCGCGGCTTTGCGCCCGAGGAAACCGTGCTGCGTATCCGCCGCAAAGGTCGTCATCACGTTCGGCAACTCCTTGCCTCCGTTGGTGTCGATGTTGCTCTGCGCTTCCATTTCCATGAGGGGGAAACGGTGGCGGCAATCCTCGCCTGGGTGGACAAGTTCAAACCGGACTTAATTGTGATGGGGACGCACGGACACCGTGGCGCTGCCCGCTTTTTTCTCGGCAGCGTTGCCGAAGCGGTCGTGCGGCAAGCGCCGTGCCCCGTACTGACGTTGCGGGCGACACAAGCGTAGGGACGAGGCTCCTGGCGCTATATGCAGAACACACCAAGATCTGGGCTTTTGGGCGCCACTGCTGGACCAGCCCAATGTTGTCTGGAATAAATTCTCCGCTCATGCACAAAATCTCCTTGCCAGAGGGACCCTTTTAAGGAATGCGCCAGCATGGCGATCCTGCTGGCGCATTCGAGTCTTGCGCCTTTTCTCTCCCGGCGCTAAAGCGCCGGGCTACACAGCAACGCCGGATAAATCCGGCTTCCAAGCCCCGTTTACGGAGCGTTGTCTAGTAGCCCGGAGGGCGGAGGTGAGGTTTGGCATTTCGCCAGCAGTATCGCCCCGCTCCCGCACTCCATAGGCATCGCTGGCTATATGGCGGCCAGCGGTGCCACAACCTTCCCAACGAAGGGTCGTAATTTCCCGGACAGTATTGGGACCAGCCAGCAGTGTAAGCTGCACTCAAGCTCCGACTGTCACATCCCTATCTTGGTGTGCCTTCCATATCGGAGTTACCCAAGACCTGCCCCTGTCTTTTATTGCGCGGCGGATTGCGGCAGCCGTGCGACCAGCACCGGGCAGGAAGCATGACGGATAACGCGTTCGGCCACGCTCCCCAAGAACACATGCGCCAGTCCTGTTCGCCCATGCGAGCCCATCACGATCAGATCCGCATGAGCCTGCTCGGCGGCGGCACAAATCTCTCGCACCGCCTCTCCCATGACGACCTTCGTTTCGACGACCACTGGACTTGTTCCCTTCTTCGCGGCGGCGGCGTTGAGCTGTTTTTCTGCCTCGGCGAGTCCTTCTTGCTCCATGCGTGCCAGATCGACGACATACATGCTCTCGGGGTAGACGAGCGAGGACAGCATGGGCGCGGCGTGGAACAGGATGATTTTCGCATTCCAGCGCGACGCCAGCTCCAGCGCCCAGGTGAAGGCATACGCGGCGTGCTCGGAAAAATCGCTTGGCACTACAATCGTGGAAATGTTCATAGGGAATCCTCCTGACGGTTGAGTCAGCAAAGCGGGTGCCAGCAGATCCGCCTCTTGTCCCCGTTTGGGTTGCCAAAGTTGCGAATCGCGGGGCTGGCTCTTCTCGTTTATGGGAAATCTCCGTACACTCTTGTTTCTCTCGGGCTTTTTCTGCGGGTGTGGTTCTTGCTCGCTTCATGTGGAGATTTTCGAGTACTAGGGTATGTGGGGGAAGAATGGCTGTTCCTGTGTCGCTTATGTCGTTGGATGCATTACTGCCCGCCGAGATCGCGAAACGCGCCGAGGAGGTTGGAGTCCAGAAGTGCAGTTTGCCGTTCTGGCCGCTTCTGACGTTGGCGGTCTTGGCTGGGGCATTCATTGCGCTTGGTGCGGCTTTCTCCACCACCGTCAGCGCCGGCACGGCTGGTGTGTTGCCATTTGGTGTCACCCGTTTACTGGCTGGCGTGGTCTTTTGCCTTGGTCTCATTCTGGTGATTCTTGGCGGAGCCGAGCTGTTCACCGGCAATGCGTTGATCAGCCTGGCGTGGGCAAGCGGTCGGGTGACTTTTCGTCAGCTCCTCCGCAACTGGGGCATTGTCTATCTGGGGAACCTGCTGGGCGCGCTAGCGACCGCCCTGCTGATGTATGCCTCTGCCCAGTACACCTTTGGCAATGGCGCGGTTGGTCTCGTTGCCTTGGAGACTGCGCGGGCAAAAACGTCGCTGGGGTTTCTGCAAGCGGTCAGCCTCGGCGTCTTCTGCAACGCGCTGGTGTGCCTGGCCGTGTGGCTTTGTCTAGGGGCGCACAGCACGACAGATAAAATCCTGGCGCTTCTTTTTCCTATCAGCGCATTCGTGACCGTCGGATTCGAGCACAGCGTCGCCAACATGTATTTCATCCCTCTTGGGCTGTTCGTCAAAACCGACACCGCGTTTCTCGCCCTCATAGAGAAGAGTGCGCTGGACTACTCCACCCTCACGTGGACAGCGTTCGTGTGGACGAATCTGCTTCCGGTTTCCGTGGGTAATGTGATTGGCGGCGTCGGGCTGGTAGGGCTGGTGTATTGGTTCGTGTATCTCCAGCCGGAGGAAGCGCACAAGTCTACGACTCTTTGACCGTGTTAGGTCCCGCCTGGCGAAAGAACGTGACCAAAATCGCCAGCTCGGGTTCGGCTTGCACGTTATGAATGACATGAGCGTCTACCGGCACGATGACCCCGGGCGTGAGGGGATACTCGCGCCCGGCGACTCGCAGGAGGCCGCTCCCGAGGAGGGCATGAATGGTGATGGGAAATTTCGCGGAATGATCGGCCAAGAGTGCGCTCGCGCGCAGACGAATGACCACCAGTTTGCGCCATGTATCTTCCCAGACGGTTTCGACTTCGCGCGCTTTGCCGTCGCCGATCACTTGGGGAAGGACAATCGCTGCAACCACGTCGTTACTCCCTTCGCTCGATCTTCCTTCCCGTGCCCTCATTTACTTCTGCACCTCAATCTGAACCTTTTTACTTTCGGCCGGTTGCGGTGCGGGCATGGTAATCTCCAGCACGCCATTCTTGTAGTTGGCTTTCACCTTATCGCCGTCCATGCCTTCCGGCAGGGTGATGGTGCGAGAAAATTTGCCGTACTCCACCTCTCGGTAGACGTAGTTTTTCTCTTCTTTCTTCTCTTCCCGCTTGCGTTCTCCCTCGACGGTTAAGCGATTGCCGGAAATCGAGATCGATATA
This window encodes:
- a CDS encoding HNH endonuclease; translation: MPADFLQKLRAVTAKRPKTAIDHILEFGHITTEELRDKYGYDHPPRAIRDVKEHGIPLEMFRVEGSHGRKIAAYKFGDPSQSRSGGFGGRKAWPKDFKQKLVDTHGARCGICCTAYAARYLQIDHRVPFEVAGDKDEAMDVADYMLVCGSCNRAKSWSCEHCKNWTEDRIVSVCQTCYWANPIDYAHVALRLIRRLDVTWSDSEVPEYDQLLRLSKHARKRLPDFVKEVLRDALGEGMEPK
- a CDS encoding VWA domain-containing protein; this translates as MHRIAACVRFLPTRKGTFWRQTVKAGDSEYALMGILNPSALPFLAVLGVLVLIYLRERLRTRIEVPALLFWMEVKEDRLRIRRFLPSLLFFLQALLLLLLVGGLLHPFRPTTVTETRGHRWIFVFDVSASMQAREGRAQRFELALDQAKQVVKTLGTLDEVMLISVATRPKLVSGFTTDHRVVLHLLETLHPLDAGANLTLGVELALAQRDREGRQAKVHVFTDLPKNALALPEEQVQDIVYHRIGKNDDNVAIAALQLYQNPFQNYSQAQAYVLVRNYASRVRSGTLTVLLNDKSIFRRDFTLPSREVMSFSVKGFDEPGQLVARIEPSDALAVDNQALTWLAERGRRRLVVVSAAKGLQEELERVSRSIPGLEVSSVAPSAFAQAKLDPQDVVLFHQFVPAATVAANSLYIFPPSENPLFPVVSEAADLNILDWRQEHEILQNLRYVEALPLKKARVLALPSWAQVLISSRTRTGEVPLAFSGEKDGHRVVCLAFDLNKGNLTNSDNLTLLLLFLNTIRWLLPHDPSTPMPIAAGETFFLPADAAHDSPRVRAPNKQETLIDGGVVEVEQVGEYRVTGSRYQATLYANLFDDEESDIGRGDEDQAVSAPAKTETFAPQELVRTVPEEFGRSLYYGAALVLLLEWLYALWRYRRMRVS
- a CDS encoding VWA domain-containing protein yields the protein MIYDIAGVTYTLTAPEWMWLLMLTPLLWLPLFWQPRRAVMSIAAVFRSLAAALLVAALAGLSTQTILSEHKLALVAAVDTSDSISDDGKAWTQEYLTRLTKVLESSDEFSIVAFAENAALLTPPGPPTNVSVTTEDLQESVSGETGGTDIARALERSLALYPEEAEKRLVLVTDGNETDGAARQHIALARRMGVKIFPVIPPSGRHPEVSLEKFMVPPLTREGSAFSMRLIVRNGNDKPVRGSATVLANDQALTRQEVNLEPGLSVLEVPAQILQRGNYLLRAEIKAAPDTIAGNNKQIANLAVTGKIRALVITDNPKTHLVRALQLKDVETEFRRPEGSPTRIAELLDYNCLVFDDIGRSGISTQQMNVIESYVRDFGGGFLMAGGLRTFGDLGYRGTTVERVLPVTFQEQRPKKKRRTPIALFIVVDRSNSMGYNSKVRGLHDGQKMKYAQKAALELLSQLQDTDYAGAIAFDSEPYMLTPLGALATNRADLIDKITRLQYGGGTDFYSALETAADQLARSRGSIRHIILLTDGDSNRSPTDHYPLVASVAQRQISITTIRIGDDSVNLQLLSYMSEKTGGRFYHVENVEMLPQLMIKDTKQVMREKEDDEDKAKEIIPRVGERGQILGGLDEFPALEEYMLTKPKAGADVQLYTDAHKEHDPLLATWQYGLGKVVVATFDPSGAGSSEWIRWEGYGKFWSQAVRWAIRDETPWDYRLSARYRGDRTVLRAESFDSDEDGILQVRVPRGGQTDNATMMPVAPRVYEAVLAGKRQGAFPVTILKRKGGQIVNQKNEVVMVGQSPGAALDEYRQQHPNHDLLRELAEGTQGRIDPDLNELVSQKREGQKKLLHPLENNLIVAALFLLLGDIALRVFFGPPA
- a CDS encoding DUF1802 family protein, with product MEPTNSLALKEWAVVVESLTSGKQILLLRKGGIRERGGQLSTEPTEFFFFPTYVHQMEQGVVSDAALELQAALAAEPPEDQLLIPAYATVTEVQWLDARESVDALTGLHCWTSDTVEKRFAYKKPGLYLFALRVYRLPQPYRLPMLKRYAGCRSWVELGATLSTAGATPVLDDEAFTQQVRRVKERLCG
- a CDS encoding phosphatase PAP2 family protein, with protein sequence MFALLFLALASIEICGLAWLVPLDASTLQWIIAQRSCSLDYGMFVLQDRALSVLIFFGGSTCLWLCSQRRWREAWRLVLVVLVGSFLCELLKTGIERVRPSALPPRMTGNSFPSGHVATACLVAGAVGFAVWHERRSVFFRAATIGLLGLLVGAVIWQRLYFGHHWLTDIVGSVLLSGAWLCFALPHPRLFVLTGQTSFIASGLLASYVGLYYFPGFRVSLPTAIRIEEVPVVMVTFGRQRQQELFHGAWGADAQEGVGPVTWLAREEAGLEVFLPQAGTYRLNLTVRPLLPSKAFACFPLEVAVNRHRLGSLLLYRGWRQYTLPLDAQWILPGKNTLTFRAGEEFPDSAADTQTIAFHQLRFLRDTR
- a CDS encoding sigma-54-dependent Fis family transcriptional regulator — protein: MANLGTVMVADDEALARHSLAEALQEEGYLVYEAADGNAAVQLLEEREIDVVLSDLKMPGLDGLAILQKVRELYPQTMVLLMTAYASVETVIDALRLGAQDYLLKPLLLDDVMNKVRRLLEHKQQAWEVQLLRRELARRLSPDGLIGNSPAMQGVLTLISKVAPTNATVLIAGESGVGKEVVARALHAQSAQKDRVFLPINCSAIPETLLESQLFGYVKGAFTGAMGNQEGLFQRARGGTMFLDEIGELPLTLQPKLLRAIEEKEVLPVGATVPVKTDIRLLAATNRDLKREVEEGRFREDLYYRLNVIQLTIPPLRERREDLPLLVDYLVHRQNRELNKSYKGVENAAMKMVLALPWKGNIRELDNVLERGMILGNGEWITLADLPRTEAQDTMDVRLLGDNLKEAVQAYEKNHVETVLKKFAGEKKSAAEALGVSLSSLYRKLEELGVQTDKKGHL